In bacterium, the following are encoded in one genomic region:
- a CDS encoding carbamoyl-phosphate synthase large subunit: SLETGASWFDLTKRFHSSSKTELIELVATPGPERLWAVAEAYRKGASREELFQSSKIDRWFLAQIESIVQMEKELSQFRSNQESGAQTLALLSYNDMLHLKCEGTSDKRIADIIEVNESLVRTRRKELGIIPTYSLVDTCAGEFEAYTPYMYGSYEPEHPVLKNNKSVQATRSSKGSIIILGSGPNRIGQGIEFDYCCVHAVLALREQGYDAVMINCNPETVSTDYDTSTRLYFEPLTLESVLNICEFEKPKGVIVQFGGQTPLKLASALEMAGIPILGTSPASIDLAEDREQFAGILEKLNLVQTEFAFATSVSEAVENAERIGYPLVIRPSFVLGGRAMRIVFQEEELHEYMHESVFVSEERPVLLDRFLHDAIEVDLDAVCDGKEVRVSGVMEHIERAGIHSGDSSCCLPPQSLSRELVETMKEQAKSLALALGVQGLMNIQFAVSPEKEIYVLEVNPRASRTVPFVSKASGIPWAKIAAVVMAGMSLPEALELYEAGKQSKKFWSVKASVFPFKKFPGVDTILGPEMKSTGEVMGIGETFPEAFLKSQSAAGINLPMEGTAFLSVRESDKNALIPIAQKLKACGFRLVATQGTAHFLEKHDIFAERVNKVREGSPHIVEMIGNEDIDLVINTPEGHGPFLDSRSIRLMSNEIGVPLYTTTAAGLAAVESIATMQMASQHTGSPEFVPSVSSLQELHQEETREQQDSDAPQVGLCVGS, from the coding sequence GTTCACTTGAGACTGGGGCATCTTGGTTTGACTTAACGAAGAGGTTCCATTCATCGAGCAAAACGGAACTCATCGAACTCGTAGCGACACCCGGTCCAGAGCGACTGTGGGCAGTAGCAGAAGCCTATCGAAAAGGAGCATCGCGAGAGGAATTGTTTCAATCTTCTAAAATTGATCGATGGTTTCTCGCTCAAATTGAGTCAATAGTCCAAATGGAAAAGGAACTTTCACAATTTCGTTCCAACCAAGAGAGTGGTGCTCAGACGCTAGCATTGCTCTCGTATAATGACATGCTCCATTTAAAGTGTGAAGGCACGAGCGACAAACGAATTGCCGATATTATCGAGGTGAATGAATCTCTCGTTCGAACACGAAGGAAGGAACTTGGCATTATTCCGACATACTCACTGGTTGATACCTGCGCTGGAGAGTTTGAGGCATATACTCCTTACATGTATGGAAGTTACGAGCCTGAGCACCCCGTCCTAAAAAATAATAAAAGTGTCCAAGCAACTCGTTCGTCAAAGGGAAGTATCATCATCCTTGGGTCTGGGCCGAATCGCATTGGGCAGGGAATAGAATTTGACTATTGTTGTGTACATGCTGTTCTTGCATTACGCGAGCAAGGCTACGATGCCGTCATGATAAACTGTAACCCGGAAACAGTAAGCACTGACTATGATACGAGCACTCGTCTGTATTTTGAACCACTGACACTAGAATCGGTATTGAATATATGTGAATTCGAGAAGCCAAAAGGTGTTATCGTTCAATTTGGTGGACAAACTCCCCTGAAACTTGCCTCTGCATTAGAAATGGCTGGGATCCCAATCCTCGGGACAAGTCCTGCCTCAATTGACCTCGCGGAAGATCGGGAGCAATTCGCTGGGATACTTGAAAAGCTCAATCTTGTTCAAACTGAATTTGCCTTCGCTACCTCTGTTTCAGAGGCTGTTGAAAACGCTGAGAGAATTGGCTATCCACTCGTAATTCGTCCATCCTTTGTGCTCGGCGGTCGGGCAATGAGAATTGTTTTTCAAGAGGAAGAACTTCACGAATATATGCACGAAAGTGTTTTTGTCTCGGAAGAGCGTCCAGTATTGCTGGACCGATTTCTTCACGATGCGATAGAAGTAGACCTTGATGCGGTATGTGACGGAAAAGAAGTTAGAGTCTCTGGCGTGATGGAGCATATTGAGCGCGCTGGGATACACTCAGGTGATAGCTCTTGTTGTCTCCCTCCACAAAGTCTAAGCAGAGAACTTGTTGAGACCATGAAGGAGCAAGCCAAAAGTCTTGCTTTAGCCCTCGGAGTTCAAGGACTCATGAACATTCAGTTCGCCGTCTCTCCCGAAAAGGAAATATATGTGCTTGAGGTTAATCCAAGAGCCTCGCGGACAGTTCCCTTCGTAAGTAAGGCATCTGGTATTCCATGGGCAAAAATTGCGGCAGTAGTTATGGCAGGAATGTCGCTTCCAGAGGCCTTAGAGCTCTACGAGGCAGGGAAACAGTCAAAAAAGTTTTGGTCAGTTAAAGCTTCGGTTTTTCCATTTAAGAAGTTTCCAGGCGTAGATACCATCTTGGGGCCAGAAATGAAGTCGACAGGAGAAGTAATGGGAATTGGAGAGACGTTCCCTGAGGCATTCTTGAAGTCTCAAAGTGCAGCTGGTATTAATCTTCCGATGGAGGGAACTGCCTTTCTCAGTGTTAGAGAAAGTGATAAGAACGCCCTCATTCCCATTGCACAAAAACTAAAAGCGTGTGGCTTTCGTCTAGTCGCCACTCAAGGCACTGCGCACTTTCTAGAAAAACATGATATTTTCGCTGAGCGCGTAAACAAAGTCCGGGAGGGTTCACCTCATATCGTTGAAATGATTGGTAACGAGGATATCGACTTAGTGATCAATACTCCTGAAGGACATGGGCCATTCCTTGATTCTCGATCAATTCGATTGATGAGTAATGAAATAGGAGTTCCGCTCTACACGACAACAGCCGCAGGGCTTGCAGCGGTGGAATCAATTGCTACGATGCAAATGGCTTCACAGCATACAGGTTCACCAGAATTTGTCCCGTCAGTCTCATCGCTTCAGGAGCTTCACCAGGAGGAAACTCGGGAGCAGCAGGACTCAGATGCCCCACAGGTGGGTCTTTGCGTAGGCTCGTAA
- the greA gene encoding transcription elongation factor GreA, translating to MKRPMTPNGYAKLRTELQKLKAMRPQLAEAIEIARGHGDLSENGDYDAAKERSGITEAKIRDLEVKLANAEVIDPTRLDEPDKVVFGVTVDLEEVNSGEEKTYTLVGEDESDVTKGHISIASPIGRALIGKGEGDIAKVRLPGGEKEFEVMAIRVDISEDMQASEERS from the coding sequence ATGAAACGACCAATGACACCGAACGGCTACGCCAAGCTGCGAACCGAACTACAGAAACTCAAGGCAATGCGTCCCCAACTTGCTGAAGCAATTGAAATCGCTCGTGGGCATGGAGATCTATCCGAGAATGGCGATTATGATGCGGCAAAAGAGCGTTCAGGAATCACTGAGGCAAAAATTCGAGACTTAGAGGTAAAACTCGCTAATGCTGAAGTGATCGATCCCACTCGATTAGACGAACCTGATAAAGTAGTTTTTGGGGTTACAGTAGACCTTGAAGAGGTAAACTCCGGTGAAGAGAAAACCTACACGTTAGTGGGAGAAGATGAATCGGATGTCACCAAGGGTCATATTTCCATCGCATCTCCGATCGGCCGTGCATTAATTGGAAAGGGCGAAGGAGATATCGCCAAGGTACGGCTACCCGGGGGAGAAAAAGAATTCGAAGTAATGGCTATAAGAGTCGATATTTCAGAGGATATGCAAGCCAGCGAAGAACGTAGCTAG
- a CDS encoding acetyl-CoA C-acyltransferase, producing the protein MSQDVYIYSSARSAIGKFGGSLSTMPPGELGAHIASAALDRCGDIDTVKDLVGEVIVGNVLGAGHGMNIGRQVGIKSGLPVTVPAYTVNKVCGSGLKSVCLGYQGITLGEHAAILCGGVENMSLAAHAVHGSRWGTKLGAPNIVDLLLNDGLTDHFEGCHMGITAENLAEEMSISREMQDDYAFSSQKKTAAAIADGQFAKEIAPIEIFHRGKSQMTFQEDEHPRSDITRESLTALKPAFTKNGSVTAGSASGINDGAAFVVLGNRTVGESLGLAPRFRIRGISSSGIEPRIMGLGPVNAVESLLKKCSLKLSDIGLFELNEAFAAQAIAVSRALEVDESLVNIRGGAIALGHPIGASGARILVTLLSAMEDVKAPLGIAALCVGGGQGVAIAVEQIQ; encoded by the coding sequence ATGTCGCAAGATGTTTACATATATTCTTCTGCCCGTTCTGCTATAGGAAAATTTGGCGGATCTCTGAGCACTATGCCTCCTGGGGAACTCGGTGCCCACATTGCATCTGCCGCGCTAGACCGGTGTGGTGATATCGACACAGTAAAAGACTTGGTTGGAGAAGTTATTGTTGGAAATGTTCTTGGAGCAGGCCATGGAATGAACATTGGAAGACAGGTTGGAATTAAATCTGGACTTCCTGTTACCGTTCCAGCGTACACAGTAAACAAGGTATGCGGTTCAGGCCTAAAATCTGTTTGCCTTGGCTATCAGGGTATTACGCTCGGTGAACACGCAGCCATTTTGTGTGGGGGTGTGGAGAACATGAGCCTCGCAGCCCATGCTGTCCATGGCTCTCGCTGGGGAACTAAGCTTGGAGCCCCCAATATTGTTGACCTCCTGTTGAACGACGGACTGACTGACCACTTTGAAGGATGTCATATGGGCATCACAGCAGAGAATCTTGCTGAGGAAATGAGCATTTCTCGTGAAATGCAAGACGACTACGCCTTCTCGAGTCAAAAAAAGACGGCGGCAGCAATTGCCGATGGACAATTTGCAAAAGAGATTGCCCCTATTGAAATCTTTCATAGAGGTAAGTCTCAGATGACATTTCAAGAAGATGAACATCCAAGATCCGACATAACAAGAGAGAGCTTAACAGCACTGAAACCAGCATTTACAAAAAATGGAAGTGTCACCGCGGGGTCTGCCTCAGGAATAAATGATGGCGCTGCATTTGTTGTGCTCGGTAACAGAACAGTGGGGGAATCACTTGGGCTAGCACCTCGGTTCCGAATTCGAGGTATTTCTTCAAGTGGAATAGAGCCGAGAATTATGGGATTAGGACCTGTGAATGCTGTAGAGAGTCTTTTGAAAAAGTGCTCTCTGAAACTATCCGATATTGGGTTATTCGAGTTAAATGAGGCTTTTGCAGCCCAAGCAATCGCAGTCTCAAGAGCGCTAGAAGTTGATGAATCTCTCGTTAATATTCGGGGTGGGGCAATTGCCTTGGGACATCCGATTGGAGCAAGTGGCGCACGAATTCTGGTTACACTTTTATCCGCCATGGAAGATGTAAAGGCGCCTCTCGGTATTGCAGCGCTATGCGTTGGGGGTGGCCAGGGTGTCGCTATAGCGGTTGAGCAGATACAATGA
- the dnaG gene encoding DNA primase — MISQETIDEVLDRASIIDFSQELQGVKQQGARLFAICPFHQEKTGSFHVRDGGKFYHCFGCGASGNVFGFVMKVLGVTFPEAVELIAQKYGITITRTEAKKGNNSNRTRDKLKKINKLALHFFLTQNEQQPLKAYLDERGVGGEQRALFQLAYAPKEWSLLTNFLRSKGAPEELMLQSGLVKRNSRGELYDALRGRLVFPIEGLDRSLIGFGGRILPQFDGDGTPKYLNSPETPIYRKSRVLYGLPHAMAAARYKREIFIVEGYFDVISMFQHGVQEVVATCGTALTDGHVDVLKRSVNKVSVIFDGDSAGRDAASKAFPSFLNSGVEADAIFLPEGEDPDSFARLHKEHLSESLSAAPKVPLFECFIDFQCRSVGAKERSSLSPRQKAQVAQKVGEVLSSTRNPIELDEYLKKTAYLLNTETALIKELLNSMKVKGSEYHLSSLEGQGDSRLVETPASPSNRISDSSGTEIQPQTLSHSHKLLLRSVMVLKEEALQHLDQLPDIYGNLPQGLILFCESFRTVLEHRQGTEKEQKLHLKEFLLGFGPQWIEFWKESYQIAEEPEVDCSKMLSESILRLREEKVLSSIDLLDASLREPEGESQREYLLQARLDLQRKLRNLREEAAAKGI; from the coding sequence ATGATTAGTCAAGAAACCATTGATGAAGTGCTCGACAGGGCCTCGATTATCGACTTCTCGCAAGAGCTCCAAGGAGTAAAACAACAGGGCGCACGTCTCTTTGCCATCTGCCCATTTCACCAAGAGAAAACTGGCTCATTTCACGTTCGAGATGGAGGAAAGTTTTATCACTGCTTTGGCTGCGGGGCATCTGGAAACGTCTTCGGCTTCGTAATGAAAGTCCTTGGAGTGACATTCCCAGAGGCAGTGGAGCTCATAGCTCAGAAATATGGCATCACAATAACGAGAACAGAAGCCAAGAAAGGAAACAATAGCAATAGAACTCGTGATAAGTTAAAAAAAATAAATAAGCTGGCCCTTCATTTTTTCCTTACCCAAAACGAACAACAACCCCTCAAAGCTTATCTTGATGAAAGAGGAGTTGGAGGTGAACAAAGAGCTCTCTTTCAGCTCGCGTATGCCCCAAAGGAGTGGAGTCTCTTAACCAATTTCTTAAGAAGTAAAGGAGCTCCCGAAGAACTCATGCTTCAATCAGGTCTTGTGAAAAGAAACTCCAGAGGCGAGCTTTATGATGCCTTGAGGGGACGGCTCGTCTTTCCAATTGAGGGGCTCGATCGGTCTCTTATCGGGTTTGGTGGTCGAATACTTCCGCAATTCGATGGCGATGGCACTCCTAAGTATCTCAACTCCCCAGAAACACCAATCTATCGTAAGAGTCGAGTCTTGTATGGGCTGCCTCACGCCATGGCCGCAGCTCGTTATAAACGAGAGATCTTTATTGTAGAGGGGTATTTCGACGTAATCTCCATGTTTCAGCACGGGGTGCAGGAAGTGGTTGCAACTTGTGGAACCGCCTTAACCGATGGACATGTTGACGTTTTAAAACGCAGCGTAAATAAAGTATCCGTGATCTTCGACGGTGATAGCGCTGGCCGAGACGCTGCATCGAAAGCCTTTCCGAGCTTTCTTAATAGCGGAGTAGAAGCTGATGCTATTTTCCTCCCAGAGGGTGAGGACCCTGATTCATTTGCTCGTCTGCATAAGGAACACTTATCCGAGAGCCTCTCTGCAGCCCCTAAAGTGCCTCTCTTCGAATGTTTCATCGACTTTCAATGTCGCTCTGTAGGTGCGAAAGAGAGGTCATCTCTCAGTCCCAGACAAAAAGCCCAAGTCGCTCAAAAGGTAGGCGAGGTTCTGTCATCAACACGGAATCCTATTGAACTCGATGAATATCTGAAAAAAACGGCCTACCTTCTGAATACGGAGACAGCTCTCATAAAAGAGTTACTGAACAGCATGAAGGTCAAGGGGTCTGAATACCACCTATCATCACTAGAGGGACAAGGAGATTCGCGCTTGGTGGAAACTCCTGCCTCTCCTAGTAACAGAATAAGTGATTCATCTGGCACTGAAATACAACCTCAAACTCTCTCACATTCTCATAAGCTACTCTTACGCTCTGTCATGGTGCTCAAAGAAGAAGCACTGCAACATCTCGATCAGCTTCCCGATATATACGGCAACCTCCCACAAGGACTCATTCTATTCTGTGAGTCATTCCGAACCGTACTTGAACATCGGCAAGGCACTGAAAAGGAACAAAAATTACACCTTAAAGAGTTTCTGCTCGGCTTTGGTCCTCAATGGATAGAATTTTGGAAGGAAAGCTATCAAATAGCAGAGGAGCCAGAAGTCGACTGCTCTAAGATGTTATCTGAGTCCATCCTGCGACTCCGTGAGGAGAAAGTCCTCTCCTCAATTGATCTCCTTGATGCATCTCTCAGAGAGCCAGAAGGGGAGTCCCAGAGGGAATACCTACTTCAGGCGCGGCTGGATCTCCAAAGAAAGCTGAGGAATCTCAGGGAAGAGGCTGCCGCAAAAGGCATTTAA
- the rpoD gene encoding RNA polymerase sigma factor RpoD, which yields MKKTSSLKKSNKTASSKDKKTRNSSKTGSTRSAKKTTASRNQKTEDNLALDEAEDLDEGEFFDDEGEFADEDLELDDSDVEEERDAEEEEEDLDQDDQESDEEEEQEDEDDEEDDDDEEDEEYERRKKRKRGGDEPLLRRPEDGVPARYASEGDEYNLGKGADPVRMYLREMGNVSLLTREGEVEIAKRIEEGQLSALSETLSQPYALFYTVELFQRVKDEEVRLRDLFVEEDTEEPEEDADDETDQSEDGSGDQTAEEKKSALDEEEERQRKEFVKKAPPFKKALKDTEVLYEALVKARKKGGKTFADAEKKYQRQLERNSTRIQNLNLSAKQYAAMAQQIKELHTEYLRFDREVESLASSVERDSEELFDGVKELTSEDQLAFKRVCRRFKLKAQEARVLGEKMNVLDEKRMKLSERMLMEPSEFKLRVRTLKDADERAYIAKQELVEANLRLVVSIAKKYTNRGLQFLDLIQEGNIGLMKAVDKFEYQRGYKFSTYATWWIRQAITRAIADQARIIRIPVHMIETINKLVRTSRSLVQELGREPTPEEIAQRMEIPVDKVRKVLKIAKEPISLETPIGEEEDSHLGDFIEDKRAVSPANAVVNMNLHEQTRRVLATLTPREEKVLRMRFGIGEKSDHTLEEVGQNFDVTRERIRQIEAKALRKLRHPSRSKRLRGFVE from the coding sequence GTGAAAAAGACATCTTCTCTCAAGAAGAGTAATAAAACAGCGAGCTCGAAAGATAAGAAGACAAGAAATAGCTCGAAGACAGGATCAACGCGGTCAGCAAAAAAGACGACTGCGTCTCGCAATCAGAAAACAGAGGACAACTTAGCACTGGATGAAGCCGAGGATCTCGATGAAGGAGAATTCTTTGACGATGAGGGAGAGTTCGCAGATGAAGATTTAGAGCTAGACGACAGTGATGTAGAAGAGGAAAGAGACGCAGAGGAGGAGGAAGAAGACCTCGATCAGGATGATCAGGAGTCCGATGAGGAAGAAGAACAAGAGGATGAGGACGACGAGGAAGATGACGACGACGAGGAAGATGAAGAATATGAACGTCGAAAGAAGCGGAAACGAGGCGGGGATGAGCCGCTCCTGAGGAGACCTGAAGACGGCGTTCCAGCTCGCTATGCCTCTGAAGGAGATGAGTATAACCTCGGAAAGGGTGCCGATCCAGTTCGGATGTACCTTCGCGAAATGGGGAATGTAAGCCTGCTGACGCGAGAAGGTGAAGTCGAGATTGCTAAGCGCATTGAAGAAGGTCAACTTTCAGCCCTTTCTGAAACCCTCAGTCAACCGTATGCACTCTTTTATACTGTAGAGCTTTTTCAACGGGTGAAAGATGAAGAAGTTCGGCTCAGAGATCTGTTTGTAGAAGAGGATACTGAAGAACCAGAAGAAGATGCTGATGACGAGACCGACCAGTCAGAAGACGGCTCTGGTGATCAAACTGCAGAAGAGAAAAAAAGTGCTCTCGATGAAGAGGAAGAAAGGCAACGTAAAGAGTTCGTAAAAAAAGCTCCTCCCTTTAAGAAAGCGCTTAAGGATACGGAAGTGTTGTACGAAGCACTCGTGAAAGCTCGAAAAAAAGGAGGAAAGACGTTTGCAGATGCAGAAAAGAAGTACCAACGGCAACTTGAAAGAAATTCTACCCGAATACAAAATCTGAATTTAAGTGCCAAGCAGTACGCTGCCATGGCGCAACAGATCAAAGAGCTTCACACCGAGTATCTTCGATTCGACAGGGAAGTTGAGTCCCTCGCATCATCGGTAGAAAGAGACAGTGAAGAGCTCTTTGATGGCGTGAAGGAACTCACATCGGAAGATCAACTCGCCTTTAAACGGGTATGCAGAAGGTTTAAGCTCAAGGCACAAGAGGCACGGGTGCTTGGCGAAAAGATGAACGTGCTCGATGAAAAGCGGATGAAGCTCAGCGAGCGAATGCTTATGGAGCCGAGCGAGTTCAAGCTCCGAGTTCGAACGTTGAAGGACGCGGACGAACGAGCATATATCGCCAAACAAGAACTCGTAGAGGCGAACCTGAGACTCGTCGTTTCCATAGCAAAGAAATATACGAATAGAGGCCTCCAGTTTCTTGACCTCATCCAAGAGGGCAATATCGGCCTAATGAAGGCCGTAGATAAATTTGAGTATCAGCGAGGGTACAAGTTCTCTACCTATGCGACTTGGTGGATTCGTCAAGCAATAACGCGAGCCATCGCAGATCAGGCTCGTATCATCCGAATTCCCGTACACATGATTGAAACAATCAATAAGCTCGTACGAACCTCGCGTTCTCTCGTTCAAGAATTGGGGCGAGAACCGACTCCAGAAGAAATTGCGCAGCGAATGGAAATCCCGGTCGACAAAGTGAGAAAGGTCCTGAAGATCGCCAAGGAGCCGATTTCTCTTGAGACACCAATAGGAGAAGAGGAAGACTCACATCTTGGAGATTTCATAGAGGATAAGCGGGCTGTCTCTCCGGCAAATGCTGTTGTGAATATGAATCTCCACGAACAAACACGAAGAGTTCTTGCAACGCTGACACCACGAGAGGAAAAGGTGCTTCGTATGCGGTTCGGTATAGGCGAGAAAAGTGATCATACTCTTGAAGAGGTAGGACAAAACTTTGATGTGACTCGTGAGCGCATCCGACAAATTGAGGCAAAAGCCCTGAGAAAGCTACGGCATCCGAGTCGGAGTAAGCGCTTACGTGGATTCGTCGAGTAA
- the dapF gene encoding diaminopimelate epimerase, with the protein MSDCSILEPESDSVLSGKFWKLHACGNSAVMMTSKATLPTPEQVRRMILTGPSASRADNLLMFTTDGCSKGIDILVEGFNADGSRVGLCGNGARCLVWMAVKLGDLPLRSAPYDMLMDNTRLSIQIESFEDQTVSMLVQPPSFDPDSIPFTGESSSGRLKILDEQYEYVVVDVGNPHCVLFVPELLSPESLTAVAQHLQKDVTLFPEGVNVSACTIDTGSRIHARIYERGVGLSSSSGTGSVAIASAARSFKGLGEKIEVCMDGGTQVVEWKGGGTPVRATTQVTFVGEGEFGRKLAH; encoded by the coding sequence ATGAGCGACTGCTCCATACTTGAACCTGAATCGGATAGCGTTCTCTCTGGAAAATTCTGGAAGCTCCACGCCTGCGGCAATAGCGCCGTCATGATGACCTCTAAGGCAACGCTCCCCACCCCAGAGCAGGTAAGGCGTATGATTCTTACTGGACCGTCAGCATCCCGTGCAGATAATTTGCTTATGTTCACAACAGATGGCTGCTCAAAAGGTATTGATATTTTGGTTGAGGGCTTCAATGCCGATGGCTCACGCGTCGGATTATGTGGAAACGGAGCTCGATGCCTCGTTTGGATGGCGGTTAAACTCGGGGACCTTCCACTGCGTAGCGCGCCATACGACATGCTGATGGATAATACCCGATTAAGTATCCAAATAGAGAGCTTTGAGGACCAAACGGTATCAATGCTCGTTCAACCACCATCTTTTGATCCTGATAGCATTCCTTTTACGGGAGAATCCTCGAGCGGCCGTCTCAAAATTCTTGATGAACAGTATGAATATGTCGTTGTTGATGTCGGCAATCCACACTGCGTTCTCTTTGTTCCTGAACTCCTATCCCCTGAATCTTTGACCGCAGTCGCGCAACACTTACAGAAAGATGTTACTCTCTTCCCAGAAGGGGTAAATGTTTCTGCCTGCACTATCGATACTGGAAGCCGTATCCATGCAAGGATTTACGAACGTGGAGTAGGCCTATCTTCCTCAAGTGGCACGGGGTCAGTAGCAATCGCAAGTGCTGCACGAAGCTTCAAAGGACTAGGCGAAAAAATTGAGGTATGTATGGATGGGGGTACTCAGGTTGTCGAATGGAAGGGGGGGGGCACCCCTGTAAGAGCAACAACCCAGGTTACCTTCGTGGGTGAAGGAGAATTTGGAAGAAAATTAGCGCACTAG
- a CDS encoding IclR family transcriptional regulator translates to MAPHNISELGANMKREKANYMIQSVSHAIDVLEELANARGEIGVTELSKRLKLHKNNVFRLLATLELRGYVDQNPATEDYRLGVKVLELGQAYLIQSNVVQRATPILKKLSEITGETASLAVLQNGQVQYPISFEPKKPVRVGGRIATSTSAKASAVGRLLTAQLTDTVLDELLATNTSQDAAIRTQLSELRKTGKTVDKGGIEAEVCAFSQIVKGTGNTVVGAIEILAPQFRANSTEIETALNNATEELSKSLGGAVKAGLAQSLEKDVVRHSATNAS, encoded by the coding sequence TTGGCGCCTCACAATATCTCTGAGTTGGGAGCAAATATGAAGAGAGAAAAAGCTAATTACATGATCCAATCGGTTTCACATGCAATTGATGTTCTTGAGGAACTCGCCAATGCTCGTGGTGAAATTGGAGTAACCGAACTCTCTAAGCGTCTCAAGCTTCACAAAAACAATGTTTTCCGCTTACTGGCAACTCTGGAGTTACGTGGTTACGTTGACCAGAATCCAGCAACCGAAGATTACCGATTAGGGGTTAAAGTCCTCGAGCTTGGTCAAGCATATCTCATTCAGAGTAATGTCGTTCAAAGAGCTACTCCAATTTTAAAGAAGTTGTCCGAAATCACGGGCGAAACGGCTAGTCTAGCAGTGTTACAAAACGGTCAGGTACAATATCCCATATCGTTTGAGCCCAAAAAGCCAGTGCGCGTCGGCGGTCGTATCGCGACTTCAACAAGTGCTAAAGCAAGCGCGGTTGGACGTTTGTTGACTGCTCAGCTTACCGACACCGTGTTGGATGAGCTTCTGGCGACAAACACTTCTCAAGATGCTGCTATCAGGACTCAACTCTCGGAACTCCGCAAAACGGGTAAAACAGTTGATAAAGGAGGCATCGAAGCCGAGGTCTGCGCATTCTCTCAGATCGTGAAAGGAACTGGGAACACGGTCGTCGGTGCAATCGAGATTCTAGCTCCCCAGTTCCGAGCAAACTCAACGGAAATTGAAACAGCATTGAATAACGCTACCGAGGAGCTCTCAAAGTCACTCGGAGGGGCGGTGAAGGCTGGACTCGCACAGTCTCTTGAAAAGGACGTGGTACGCCACTCTGCAACAAACGCCAGTTAG
- a CDS encoding acyl-CoA dehydrogenase — protein MDRLNEEQQALRDEAKKFTTGEITPHAAALDESAQFPRDILKKAQSLGLMNLTLDESLGGTGLNLFNTCLILEEISAGCAGVATSLVANDLALTPISLYGTPEQKDLFIGKLISEQKFASFCLSEPGAGSDASGLSTAITSDGDSYVLNGQKQWITNGGEASQYTVFATHDKEKRHKGISCIVVPADTPGVSCGAHENKMGQRCSNTVSVTFENARVPKNNLIGEEGKGFAIAMHTLDVSRPMTAILAVGVARAAFEHARSYAKERSQFSQPIANFQGIQFMLADMATNIDAARLLTWRSAELVDAGERSPLQSSMAKRFAADMCMEATTNAVQIFGGYGYTKDYPVEKLMRDAKLLQIYEGTSQIQRVVIARELLRDQS, from the coding sequence ATGGACAGACTGAATGAAGAACAACAAGCCCTCCGTGATGAAGCAAAGAAGTTTACCACGGGTGAGATCACACCACACGCCGCAGCTCTGGACGAGTCTGCACAGTTTCCGCGAGACATCTTGAAAAAGGCGCAGTCTCTAGGGCTAATGAACCTCACGCTTGACGAGTCTCTTGGGGGAACGGGTCTGAATCTCTTCAATACCTGCTTGATACTGGAGGAGATCTCTGCTGGATGCGCTGGAGTTGCAACATCCCTCGTAGCGAATGACCTTGCCCTGACTCCCATCAGCTTATATGGGACACCTGAACAAAAAGACCTGTTCATCGGTAAGCTCATTTCCGAGCAAAAGTTCGCTTCATTCTGTCTTAGTGAACCCGGAGCTGGATCCGATGCTTCTGGATTGAGCACAGCTATCACGAGTGATGGAGATTCTTATGTTCTGAACGGTCAAAAGCAGTGGATTACGAATGGTGGAGAAGCTTCTCAATACACGGTGTTTGCTACACATGACAAAGAAAAACGTCATAAAGGGATATCTTGTATCGTCGTACCTGCGGATACACCGGGGGTCTCGTGTGGTGCCCATGAAAATAAAATGGGGCAACGGTGCTCGAATACCGTAAGTGTAACGTTTGAAAATGCGAGAGTCCCTAAAAACAACTTAATTGGAGAAGAAGGAAAGGGCTTTGCCATAGCGATGCATACTCTCGATGTCAGTCGTCCGATGACTGCTATTTTAGCTGTTGGAGTAGCCAGAGCTGCATTCGAGCACGCTCGAAGCTATGCGAAAGAGCGCTCTCAATTCAGTCAGCCAATTGCCAACTTTCAGGGCATTCAATTCATGCTTGCAGATATGGCTACAAATATAGACGCTGCAAGGCTCTTAACCTGGCGTTCAGCCGAACTTGTCGATGCTGGAGAGCGTTCTCCTCTACAATCCAGTATGGCTAAGCGATTCGCCGCTGATATGTGCATGGAGGCGACTACTAATGCAGTCCAGATTTTTGGGGGCTATGGCTATACAAAGGATTATCCAGTGGAAAAGCTTATGCGTGATGCAAAACTCCTTCAGATATATGAGGGTACCAGCCAAATACAGAGAGTCGTTATTGCCCGAGAACTATTAAGAGATCAATCATGA